GGAGGACCACGCAAGCCGGGGGGTGATCAGGGCCAGTGTGCCCTCAGCCACCCCCAAAAGAAGAAGACTCTGCCAAATGCCCAGAGGCCACAGTGGTGGAGTCGCCATCACTTTCTGGAGACCAGTATCCCCCTCGGAAGCGGTTTGCCTCTTCCCCCAGCAACTGGGAGctcacagaggaggaggaggctgaggaacAGGATGACAGCTCCGCGGTGGCTCTCCCGTCCCCTCACAAAAGGGCCCCGCTCCAGAGTCGGAGGCTTCGGCAAGCCAACAGCCAGGAGGGGAGGCCCTGGTCCCGGCCCCCTCTCAATTACTTCCACCTAATTGCACTGGCATTAAGAAACGGTTCCCCCTGTGGCCTCAACGTGCAACAGATCTACAGTTTCACTCGACAACATTTCCCCTTTTTCTGGATGGCTCCTGAAGGCTGGAAGAATACTGGGCGTCACGATCTCTGCTTCCGAGACAGCTTTGAGAAAGTGCCGGCCGGCATGCAGGGTGGGACCAGCACA
The genomic region above belongs to Balaenoptera musculus isolate JJ_BM4_2016_0621 chromosome 10, mBalMus1.pri.v3, whole genome shotgun sequence and contains:
- the LOC118901945 gene encoding forkhead box protein R1-like → MIQPPPKEEDSAKCPEATVVESPSLSGDQYPPRKRFASSPSNWELTEEEEAEEQDDSSAVALPSPHKRAPLQSRRLRQANSQEGRPWSRPPLNYFHLIALALRNGSPCGLNVQQIYSFTRQHFPFFWMAPEGWKNTGRHDLCFRDSFEKVPAGMQGGTSTRPRSCLWKLTDEVHRRFAEEARALAATRLESIQQCTSQPDVMPSLFDL